The following nucleotide sequence is from Austwickia chelonae.
GGTCAAAGTCGATCAGCACGGGAAGATCACCTCAGGCCTTGCCCGGTCCTGGCGAGTTTCGCCCGACCGGTTGACCTATACCTTCGAGCTGCGTGATGACGCCAAATTCACCAATGGCGCCGCCTTCACCGCCGAAGACGTCAAATTCTCCGTCGAACGTGCCAAGAAGGAATGGACGACATCGGTCGCCAAGACGATGCAGGCTGTCAAAGAGGTCAAGGTCGCTGACTCCAAGACGGTCCAGATCTTCTTGCACAAACCCAGCAACGACTGGTTGTTCCGCATGGCAGCCACCCGCGTAGGCGCCATGTTCTCCCGCACCGGTGTCGGCGATCTTGCCAAGACACCGGTCGGCACCGGCCCGTACAAGGTCGAGAAATGGACGCCGGGAGACTCTCTCGTCCTGACCCGTAACAAAGACTATTGGGGCGCAAAACCCCATCACGACAAAGTCACCTTCAAGTACATGGCCGACACCTCGGCTCTGAACAATGCGATGCTCACCGGAAGCATCGACATCCTCTCCGTCGTCCAGCCCGATGCCGTCGATCGGTTCAAGGACACCGAGAAATACGTCACCGTGAGCGGGACGACCAACAGCGAAGTCGTCCTGTCCTTCAACAATGCGCGCGGGCCTTTCGCCGACAAGGTGGTTCGGCAAGCCGCCCGCTCGGCCATCGACCGCAAGAGCCTGATCGAGAAATGCTGGGGTGGCAAAGGCCAGACCATCGGCAGCATGGTCCCGCCCAGTGATCCGTGGTACGAAGACCTCACCGCGGTCACCCCCTACGACCCGGCCAAGGCCAAGAGTCTCCTGGCGCAGGCCAAGATGCCCACCGTCACCATCCGCCTACGTCTGCCCTCCGTGCCCTACGCGGTTTCCTGCGGACAGGTCGTGAAGAGTCAGCTCGAACAGGTCGGTTTTGTCGTCAAACTCGACCAGCTGGAATTCCCCGCGTGGCTCACCAACGTCCTCCAGAAGAGCGACTACGATGCGTCGATCGTGGCCCACGTCGAGCCTCGTGACCTGGCTCAGGTCTACGGAAACCCCGACTACTACATCCACTATCGCAACCCTGCTCTCACTGCGGCGCTCGAAGCCGCTGACACTGGTGACGAAGCCACCCAGATCGCCAAGATGAAAGAGGCCGCTCGCATGATCGCCGAGGACTCCGCCTCCGACTGGCTTTTCCTCATGCCCAACCTCATGGTGGCGAAGAAAGGCGTCGCGGGGCTCCCGGAAAATCTCCTCAGCGAATCCTTCGACGTGACGGCAGTCACTCGTTCGTGACGACCTGATGGTGCTGACGCTCGCCCGTCGAGGCGCGGTGCTGCTGGCGAGTCTCTTCGTCAGCAGCACCGTCGTCTTCGGGTTCATGCAGGTGCTTCCCGGGGACCCGGCACGTGTCGCCTTGGGGATCACCGCTTCTGAAGAATCCGTTGCCCGGCTGCGTCAGGACTACGGGTTGGAGGAACCCCTCCTCACTCAGTATCTCTCCTGGACGTCAGGCCTGCTCACCGGAAACTTAGGCACGAGCTATGTCTCCGGTGAACAGATCGCCCCCCGTCTGTTTGACGCCCTCGCCGTCACTGGGTGGCTTGTCGCTGCTGCTTTGGTCGTCGCGGTCCTGATCGCAGGGCCACTCGGGATCGTGATGGCCGTTCGGCACCGTCACCTGGACGGCATAGCGCTGACAGTGCTCTCGCAGGTAGGGATCGCTATCCCGGCTTTCCTCGCCGGGATGCTTCTGGTCGCTCTCGTCTCCGTGCGCTGGGAGCTACTTCCCTCCTCCGGGTGGGTCGCGCCAGCGCGTGATCCTGGCGACTTCCTCCGCCATCTGGCTCTTCCCGCGCTTTCTCTGGGATTGGTGCAGTCAGCGGTGCTTTCCCGGTATATCCGCAGCGCGGTGCTGGACGTCCTACGTGAGGACTACATGCGCACCGCCCGCTCTAAAGGATTCACCCCTGCCCGGGCGTTACTACGCCATGGGCTACGCAATGCAGGAGTGCCAGTGGTCACGATCCTGGGGTTGCAGGTCTCCGCGATGCTCGTCGGAGCCGTCGTCGTCGAACGAGTCTTCGTCGTCCACGGGTTGGGCAGCCTCCTGCTGGAGGCGGTCCGTCTACGCGACCTGATCGTCGTCCAGGACGTGGTGATGTTGCTGGTCGCCATCGTCCTGGTGATCTCCTTCCTCACCGACGCGCTCCATGTCCTCATCGATCCCAGAGCACGGGTGCCGCGGCAATGAACAGGGAGACTTCTTCGGCCTCCTCCACTCAGGAGGCGCCTGCCCGGAACACTCGCAAACTGCTGGCCCGA
It contains:
- a CDS encoding ABC transporter substrate-binding protein; amino-acid sequence: MTHKPRRVRSLAAVTAVAGLIAGCSAGSSQPGSDGAKGSGGNGQSLTVGMVLPPASLDFTKTDGAAIPQALLTNVYEGLVKVDQHGKITSGLARSWRVSPDRLTYTFELRDDAKFTNGAAFTAEDVKFSVERAKKEWTTSVAKTMQAVKEVKVADSKTVQIFLHKPSNDWLFRMAATRVGAMFSRTGVGDLAKTPVGTGPYKVEKWTPGDSLVLTRNKDYWGAKPHHDKVTFKYMADTSALNNAMLTGSIDILSVVQPDAVDRFKDTEKYVTVSGTTNSEVVLSFNNARGPFADKVVRQAARSAIDRKSLIEKCWGGKGQTIGSMVPPSDPWYEDLTAVTPYDPAKAKSLLAQAKMPTVTIRLRLPSVPYAVSCGQVVKSQLEQVGFVVKLDQLEFPAWLTNVLQKSDYDASIVAHVEPRDLAQVYGNPDYYIHYRNPALTAALEAADTGDEATQIAKMKEAARMIAEDSASDWLFLMPNLMVAKKGVAGLPENLLSESFDVTAVTRS
- a CDS encoding ABC transporter permease, which translates into the protein MVLTLARRGAVLLASLFVSSTVVFGFMQVLPGDPARVALGITASEESVARLRQDYGLEEPLLTQYLSWTSGLLTGNLGTSYVSGEQIAPRLFDALAVTGWLVAAALVVAVLIAGPLGIVMAVRHRHLDGIALTVLSQVGIAIPAFLAGMLLVALVSVRWELLPSSGWVAPARDPGDFLRHLALPALSLGLVQSAVLSRYIRSAVLDVLREDYMRTARSKGFTPARALLRHGLRNAGVPVVTILGLQVSAMLVGAVVVERVFVVHGLGSLLLEAVRLRDLIVVQDVVMLLVAIVLVISFLTDALHVLIDPRARVPRQ